A genome region from Cardiocondyla obscurior isolate alpha-2009 linkage group LG14, Cobs3.1, whole genome shotgun sequence includes the following:
- the LOC139107849 gene encoding uncharacterized protein: MVHSADCGKINECAIILSCDENKWLSYDNYTRKERVPFVVYADLECTLEKTNADSTTSTCTRQHHKVFSIGYYVCCLYNKSLSMYRFHRDNNCVAWFAEELKNLAHNVKTILSANVPMADFTPVELENFNKATHCHICEKPFVSDDIRVRDHCHLTGRYRGPAHSNCNINYMDSNCIPIVFHNLSGYDAHFIIKEIATAYEGTIELLPITKEKYISFTKNVKSTTDNRNNCIKLRLIDSFKFLNTSLEKLASFLSKDKLQVSRYEFSNLTNENFDLLTRKGVFPYEYVDSIEKLEDVCLPPRESFYSSLTDDTVSENDYAHAIDIWQRFSIQTLGEYSDLYLKTDVLLFVTSEVGNFKWVHSPLLGCLGKRHKSR; encoded by the coding sequence atggtaCATAGCGCAGATtgcggaaaaattaatgagtgcGCAATTATATTATCATGTGATGAAAACAAATGGTTAAGTTATGACAACTATACTAGAAAGGAACGAGTTCCATTTGTGGTATATGCCGATTTGGAATGCACCCTAGAAAAAACGAATGCTGACTCTACCACATCTACATGCACACGCCAACATCATAAGGTTTTTAGCATAGGGTATTATGTATGCTGTTTATACAACAAGTCGCTATCAATGTATCGGTTTCATCGCGATAATAACTGTGTCGCATGGTTCGCCGaggaacttaaaaatttagcgcataatgtaaaaacaattttatcagctAATGTACCCATGGCTGATTTTACACCAGTTgagttggaaaattttaacaaagctaCACATTGTCACATATGTGAAAAACCATTTGTATCAGATGACATACGAGTCCGCGATCACTGTCACTTAACCGGTCGATATAGAGGACCAGCACattcaaattgtaatataaattatatggattcgaattgtattcccatagtttttcataatttatcgggttacgatgcacattttattatcaaagaaattgcAACAGCCTATGAAGGAACTATAGAATTGCTTCCcataacgaaagagaaatatatatcatttacaaaaaatgttaaaagcaccactgataatagaaataattgtataaaattaaggttgattgattcatttaaatttctaaatacaaGTCTTGAGAAGTTAGCATCATTTctaagtaaagataaattgcaagtgtcgcgatatgaattttctaatctaactaatgaaaattttgatttattaacacgtaaaggagtctttccatatgaatatgttgacagtattgaaaaattggaagatgtaTGTTTGCCTCCACGTGAATCATTTTACAGCTCATTGACTGATGATACAGTATCTGAAAATGATTATGCACACGCTATAGATATCTGGCAACGATTCTCAATTCAAACGCTCGGAGAATACAGtgatttgtatttaaaaactgatgtCTTGTTATTTGTTACGTCAGAGGTAGGAAATTTTAAATGGGTTCATTCACCGTTACtcggatgcttaggaaaaAGGCACAAGAGTAGGTAA
- the LOC139107850 gene encoding uncharacterized protein, whose translation MLKHTGVKFELLTDIDMVMFIERGICGGLSQCSSRYACANNKYMQSYDSSKSSTYLMYFDVNNLYGWTMCQPLPYADFQWVDNVSNFDVMSVPLDSPNGYIFEVDLEYSQRLHDAHADLPFCPTRDKPPGKRQDKLLATLYDKKRYIIHYRNLQQCINRGLHLTKIHRILQFKQSPWLRVYIELNTKFRTLAKNDFEKNLYKLMNNAVFGKTMENVRNHVDVRLITHWEGKFGAEALISKPNFHSRCIFAENLVAIEMRKLEVKFNKPIYVGMCILNISKTCLYEFHHEYMQPLHQNKCKIMYTDTDSLIYYIECKDVYEIMKRDINRFDTSDYACDNVYGIPQVNKKVPGLMKDENNGAIMTEFIELRAKMYALRVDGKKDTKKIKGVKSNVVAKKITFDDYTRCLKEEIEMTRQQTCIRSKLHEVYTIREEKTALSTYDDKRYIIQDSIETLPWGHYKIPL comes from the coding sequence ATGTTAAAACACACGGGTGTAAAATTTGAACTTCTTACTGACATTGATATGGTTATGTTTATTGAACGTGGTATATGCGGCGGTTTAAGTCAATGCTCAAGCAGATATGCATGTGCCAATAATAAGTATATGCAGTCATACGATTCATCAAAATCATcaacatatttaatgtattttgatgttaataatttgtatggaTGGACGATGTGTCAACCGCTACCATATGCCGATTTTCAATGGGTTGACAATGTTTCTAATTTCGATGTGATGAGTGTGCCACTAGACTCACCCAATGGTTATATTTTCGAGGTTGATTTAGAGTATTCACAACGTTTACACGATGCACATGCCGACCTACCGTTCTGTCCAACACGCGATAAGCCACCCGGTAAGCGGCAGGACAAGCTTCTCGCAACCTTATATGATAAGAAGCgttacatcattcattatcgcaatttaCAGCAATGTATTAATCGTGGACTGcatcttacaaaaatacatcgcatattacaatttaaacaatccCCATGGCTACGTGTTTATATAGAACTTAATACTAAATTTAGAACGCTtgcaaaaaatgattttgaaaaaaacttgtataaattaatgaataatgcaGTATTTGGAAAAACTATGGAGAACGTGCGTAATCATGTTGATGTAAGGCTCATAACACATTGGGAGGGCAAATTTGGTGCTGAGGCATTGATCTCGAAACCGAATTTTCATAGTCGTTGCATTTTCGCTGAAAATCTGGTAGCGATTGAAATGCGTAAACttgaagtaaaatttaataaaccgatcTATGTTGGAATGTGCATTCTGAACATATCTAAAACatgtttatatgaatttcatcATGAGTATATGCAACCTCTTcatcaaaataaatgtaaaattatgtatactgaCACAGACAGtcttatatattatatagagTGCAAAGACGTTTATGAGATTAtgaaacgtgatattaatagatttgatACAAGTGATTACGCTTGTGACAATGTGTATGGTATTCCACaagtcaataaaaaagtaccaGGTTTGATGAAAGATGAAAATAATGGAGCGATCATGACTGAATTTATTGAACTTcgagcaaaaatgtatgcattacGAGTAGATggtaaaaaagatacaaaaaagattaaaggtgTTAAGAGTAATGTTGTCGCCAAGAAGATAACGTTTGATGATTACACACGATGCTTGaaggaggaaatagaaatgacgCGTCAGCAAACATGTATAAGATCTAAGCTGCACGAAGTGTATACTATACGTGAGGAAAAAACTGCTTTAAGTACATATGAtgataaacgatatattatacaggaTTCTATTGAAACATTACCATGGgggcattataaaataccgttgtaa
- the LOC139107877 gene encoding uncharacterized protein, protein MNNSSELKNREIIVKKIAQTSDSIRKKYHAMKTGKMEEDIALERHFKPIVEPLKQIVENTVGHSEVESTTSKNESYFSGKKNVLTPKQKRLITVSPISLPEEKEESRSTPKQNRLINTSLISLLGEEKNECRFTPKRKRLSTTSSITASTPIKSTPIKSALKRSHTILSTLNVTPKFTQQQNFLSGERSHSHSIEDVFDTADEPLVTSIRQKLQTSEGWKTLQTHYGPLGQKYLGAVLSGKKSINIDSVYGVYFNDNGTMIGNKRVDLDKNDNILIDGKKYPETVGLYELIFMRFPDESSYTDTDKENYKSILMVTNAHKRDYNSQNQVKSNKGHKYKNIIAPVLSKKIGQGIPYAVTLNNNKIDYVHWDDPNELVDRLRLLEASRYAGYNAHDNAILSIIEELCEVKFIIN, encoded by the coding sequence ATGAATAACAGCAGTGAACttaaaaatcgagagataattgtgaagaaaattgctcaaacgagcgattcgattcgcaaaaagtatCATGCTATGAAGACGGGAAAAATGGAAGAAGATATTGCGTTGGAGCGACATTTTAAACCCATCGTTGAGCCTCTTAAACAGATTGTAGAAAACACCGTTGGACACAGCGAAGTTGAATCAACCACATCAAAGAACGAATCATATttttcaggaaaaaaaaatgtgttaacaccaaaacaaaaacgattaattaccGTGTCTCCAATATCATtacctgaagaaaaagaagaaagtagatCAACACCAAAAcagaatcgattaataaatacatcgttgatatctttattgggggaagaaaaaaatgaatgtaGATTTACACCAAAACGGAAACGATTAAGTACAACGTCATCAATAACAGCATCGACTCCAATTAAATCGACTCCGATTAAATCGGCGCTAAAACGATCGCACACCATACTGTCTACATTAAACGTGACGCCTAAGTTCACGCAacagcaaaattttttatcaggGGAACGTTCACACTCTCATTCCATTGAAGACGTTTTCGATACCGCGGACGAACCGCTGGTAACATCTATTCGACAAAAGTTGCAAACATCAGAAGGTTGGAAGACTCTTCAAACTCATTATGGACCGTTGGGACAAAAGTATCTAGGCGCTGTTTTGAGCGGAAAAAAATCCATTAACATCGATAGCGTTTACggagtttatttcaacgacaaTGGAACAATGATTGGCAACAAGCGTgttgatttagataaaaacgataatatattgatagatggtaaaaagtatCCGGAAACAGTGGGGCTTTAtgaattgatttttatgagaTTTCCGGATGAGAGCAGTTATACTGAtaccgataaagaaaattataaaagtatactcATGGTAACGAATGCACATAAACGTGACTACAAttctcaaaatcaagtaaagagtaacaagggtcataaatataagaatataatcgctcctgtgctgagtaaaaaaattggacaaggtataccatacgctgtaacattaaacaataataaaatcgattatgttCATTGGGATGATCCAAATGAGCTCGtagatcgtcttcgattgctcgAAGCCTCACGTTACGCGGGTTataacgctcacgacaatgcgattttatcaattattgaggAACTTTGCGAAGTgaagtttattataaattaa
- the LOC139107851 gene encoding uncharacterized protein, which yields MADILIIDDKPIFDNSIVKIETHTYNPYANTTFGYSDEIRIPIQQQDLYTLPSFMFDEIRYELNGVEIDRNRNVGITSTLKNYISLTSDNAVMLQNAGWSETSTTSEGFFNFCVPFRNSKLEPEIELHKIQWRMSHVILNEVNKLSMLRTLDSGRYLSMTFCSWDLYEYPLLQSTTKHSWAVKAATQLEKPRYVIFALQTDRKNVMSKNSTIFDDCKLTNVKLFLNSEYYPYDDLNLDFDKKRYAIFYDMYIRFRKAYYGNSSYEAFCNVAAFLSYGPFVVIDCS from the exons ATGGctgatatattgattattgatgATAAGCCGATCTTTGATAatagtattgttaaaattgaaactcatACGTACAACCCATATGCTAACACAACGTTTGGATATAGTGATGAAATACGGATACCAATACAACAACAGGATTTGTATACGTTGCCAT cATTTATGTTCGATGAAATCCGTTATGAACTCAATGGTGTAGAAATTGATCGcaacagaaacgttggaataactagcactcttaaaaattatatatcgctaaCATCTGATAATGCTGTGATGCTGCAAAATGCTGGATGGAGTGAAACATCAACTACGTCAGaaggattctttaatttttgtgtacccttca gaaattcgaaattagagccagaaattgaattgcataaaatacagTGGCGAATGTCTCATGTCATATTAAATGAggtcaataaattatccatGCTGCGAACTTTGGATAGCGGGCGATATTTAAGCATGACTTTTTGCTCGTGGGATTTGTATGAATATCCTCTTTTACAGAGTACTACAAAACATTCTTGGGCCGTCAAAGCTGCAACGCAACTTGAAAAGCCTCGATacgttatctttgctctgcaaaccgatcgcaaaaacgttatgtctaaAAATTCAACCatttttgatgattgtaaattaacgaatgtgaaactttttctcaactctgaatattatccatatgatgatctgaatttagattttgacaaaaaaagatacgccattttttatgatatgtatatacgttttcgtaaaGCTTATTATGGCAACAGTTCTTATGAGGCTTTTTGCAATGTAGCAGCATTTTTATCATATGGACCATTTGTTGTTATCGATTGCTCTTGA
- the LOC139107852 gene encoding uncharacterized protein: MSYTASEYTDMIICYGAAGESALAAAELYAEKYPDREHPSYRTIIRCVQRTRDTGSVIPRQRSVERAVLRNVEDEEEILRRFEDDPRSSIRRVARALGLPNALVHRVVREEGLHPYHYQRVQQLLPRDEEQRAIFCQGFLAQCRRNESFPNFILWTDEALFTPNGIFNSKNFVLWSEENPHAIRRTAFQYRWQLHVWAGVIENQIIGPYFLPPRLNGERYAYFLENDLPPLLENLPLNVRLRLIYQQDGAPPHFSRNAQQVLNNRFAGRWMGRGGPITWPARSPDLNVLDYFVWGHIKAQVEPVREGTVEEVRAAIIAAFDTVTPDMAQRATQQIVRRAELCLQVQGRHFEQLLH, encoded by the exons ATGAGTTACACAGCGAGTGAATACACGGATATGATAATTTGCTATGGTGCCGCGGGTGAAAGTGCATTAGCCGCAGCGGAACTTTACGCGGAAAAATATCCGGATCGCGAACATCCATCGTATCGCACAATTATTAGGTGCGTGCAACGAACAAGAGACACGGGATCCGTGATTCCTCGACAACGTAGCGTTGAACGTGCCGTACTTCGAAACGttgaagacgaagaagaaataCTTCGCAGATTTGAAGACGATCCCAGAAGCAGTATTCGTCGTGTAGCGCGAGCGCTCGGTTTACCAAACGCTTTGGTACACCGCGTTGTCCGAGAAGAAGGGTTGCACCCGTATCATTACCAACGGGTGCAACAGCTTCTTCCTCGGGATGAAGAACAGCGCGCTATATTCTGCCaag GATTTTTGGCTCAATGCAGACGAAATGAGTCATTTCCGAATTTCATATTATGGACGGACGAAGCGTTATTTActccaaatggaatttttaattccaaaaatTTCGTCCTTTGGAGTGAAGAAAATCCGCATGCAATTAGGCGCACTGCTTTCCAGTATCGGTGGCAGCTACATGTGTGGGCGGGTGTAATTGAAAATCAAAtt ATTGGGCCGTATTTTTTACCTCCTCGTTTAAATGGAGAGcggtatgcatattttttagaaaacgaCCTTCCGCCGCTTTTGGAGAACCTGCCGCTTAACGTTCGactaagattaatttaccAGCAGGACGGTGCTCCGCCGCATTTTTCGCGCAACGCACAACAGGTATTGAATAATCGTTTCGCGGGGCGTTGGATGGGTCGCGGTGGTCCCATTACCTGGCCAGCACGTTCACCGGATCTGAACGTGCTGGATTATTTTGTTTGGGGCCATATAAAAGCTCAAGTAGAACCCGTGCGTGAAGGTACTGTGGAGGAGGTTCGTGCTGCAATTATAGCGGCCTTCGATACAGTGACGCCCGATATGGCACAACGtgcaacgcaacaaattgttcggagaGCCGAACTTTGCCTACAGGTACAAGGAAggcacttcgaacaattgttgcattgA